The Streptomyces sp. NBC_00335 DNA window GTGGCGAGGCCGAGGGTCTGCTCCGGCAGGGCGACCGTGGTCAGGGACTCGCCCGCGGACATCAGGACGGCCTCGCCCTGGTCGAAGCCGAAGCGGTGGATCTTGCGGTACGTGGCGGCGAGCTCGCCCGCCGGGGAGAGGACGAGCGCGGTGTTGTAGAGCGAGCCGTCGCCCGCGCGCTCCACGAAGGAACCGGCGTGCAGCCAGACGCCGGCGTCGCGGGCGGCCGCGGCCATGGCCCCGTAGGTCGGTCCGTCCAGCGGCTCGGCTTCTGTCTCGAACTGCTCGTAGGCGAAGGCGCCCACGGTCCACAGCTCGGGCAGGACGACGAGGTCCGAGCCGGACTGTTCGCGCACGAGCTCAGCGGCACGGGAGCGGCGGGAAACCACCGACTCCCCCTCATTCACCGCGATTTGGATCAGGGAAGCGCGCACAGTACCACCGTCCTGGCTTTCAAGCCGTCAACTCGGGCCTACGATCGTCACACGAAAGCACTGCCGGGGTGCTCACCGGCAGCGTAGTTTTGAAGCCATTGCTCAAGCTTCCAGAACGCGCCAATGCGCCAAACGCGCCAACAGGCCAATGATCAGCACGCGAGGGGTCCCGTTGACCGTCCATCCGCATCCCAGCCTTCAGCCCTATGCCGACGCGTGGACCCACTCCATCGAGGCGATATCCGAGCTGGTCCTTCCGTTGACGGAAGGCGAGTGGAGCCGGGCGACGCCCTGCCCCAACTGGTCCGTGCGCGACGTCGTCTCCCACGTCATCGGCATCGAGTGCGAGCAGCTGGGCGATCCGCGGCCGATCCACACCCTGCCGCGGGACCTGCGGCACGTGGTCGACGAGTTCTCCCGGTACATGGAGGTGCAGGTCGACGTGCGGCGGCACCACACCGCGCCCGAGATGACCTCCGAGCTGGAGTACACGATCATCCGCCGCTCCCGGCAGCTGCGGAACGAGAAGCGGGAACCGGACACGATCATCCGCGGCCCGCTGGGCGAGCCGGCGACGCTGGAGGACTCGCTGCGGCTGCGCGCGTTCGACGTGTGGATCCACGAGCAGGACCTGCGGGCAGCCCTGGGCGCACCGGGCAACTGGGACTCGCCGGGCGCCTACGTGGCCAGGGACGTCCTGCTCTCCGGGCTGCCGAAGGTGGTCGCGAAGAAGGCGGGCGCGCCCGCGAACTCGGCCGTCGTCATCGACGTGCACGGGGCGCTGGAGTTCATGCGGACCGTACGGGTCGACGCGGAGGGCCGCGGCACCATCGACAAGGCCCCCTCGCTGGGGCCCGCGGTGACGCTGACCCTGGACTGGGAGACGTACGTACGCCTCGCGGCCGGCCGGGTGCGTCCGCACACCGTGGCCGACCGGGTGAAGGTGGAGGGCGACCCGGCACTGGCCGAGGCGATCCTGGCCAGCTTCTCCGTGACTCCTTGAGTTCGGAGAACACCCTTGGTGTGGTCGATGATGTCGTCCGCTGCCGTGCCGGCGGCGGACCGGTTCGATTGGTTCGCCGACGTGGTGGCGCAGGAGTTGGTGTCCACGTCGATCAAGAGTGAGCACGCCCAGGACTTCCGGGCGGAGGCCGCCGTGCTGGACCTGGGCTCCGTCCAGGTGAAGCAGCTCGGCTACGCCCCCCTGCACTCCCGGCGCACGGCGGCGCACGTGCGCAGCAGCGATCCCGAGCAGTACCAGCTGGGGCTGGTGACCCGTGGGACCACGTGGGTCGCGCAGAACCGGCACGACTCGGGGCCCTTCTCGGGGGACCTGGTGCTGTGGGACACCTCCCGCCCCTTCGAGTCGGGCGTCCTCGGCACCCAGCCGCTCCACGTCGTGATTCTCTCGCTGCCCCGCACGGCGCTCCCCCTGCGGTCGGACCGGGTGGAGCGGCTGCTCGCCGAGCGGATCCCCGCCGACCGGGGGATGGGGGCGATCCTCGCGCAGTACATGCGCTCCCTGGCCGCGCACGGGGAGGAGTGCGGGCCCGGCGAGCTGGAGCAGCTCGGGTCCATCGCCCTCGACCTGGCCGGGGCCTGCCTCGCCGGGCGGATCGGAGCCGAGGACGAACTGTCCGAGGAGAGCCAGACCCGGGCCCTGCTGGCACGGATCGACGCCTTCATCGGGCACAAC harbors:
- a CDS encoding carbon-nitrogen family hydrolase, whose protein sequence is MRASLIQIAVNEGESVVSRRSRAAELVREQSGSDLVVLPELWTVGAFAYEQFETEAEPLDGPTYGAMAAAARDAGVWLHAGSFVERAGDGSLYNTALVLSPAGELAATYRKIHRFGFDQGEAVLMSAGESLTTVALPEQTLGLATCYDLRFPELFRGLVDAGATTLVVSAGWPARRRGHWTLLNRARAVEDQSYVLACGTAGTNGGVEQAGHSLVVDPWGEVLAEAGPGEEVLTVDLDPKKVAETREQFPALKDRRLGL
- a CDS encoding maleylpyruvate isomerase family mycothiol-dependent enzyme, with translation MTVHPHPSLQPYADAWTHSIEAISELVLPLTEGEWSRATPCPNWSVRDVVSHVIGIECEQLGDPRPIHTLPRDLRHVVDEFSRYMEVQVDVRRHHTAPEMTSELEYTIIRRSRQLRNEKREPDTIIRGPLGEPATLEDSLRLRAFDVWIHEQDLRAALGAPGNWDSPGAYVARDVLLSGLPKVVAKKAGAPANSAVVIDVHGALEFMRTVRVDAEGRGTIDKAPSLGPAVTLTLDWETYVRLAAGRVRPHTVADRVKVEGDPALAEAILASFSVTP
- a CDS encoding helix-turn-helix domain-containing protein, which codes for MMSSAAVPAADRFDWFADVVAQELVSTSIKSEHAQDFRAEAAVLDLGSVQVKQLGYAPLHSRRTAAHVRSSDPEQYQLGLVTRGTTWVAQNRHDSGPFSGDLVLWDTSRPFESGVLGTQPLHVVILSLPRTALPLRSDRVERLLAERIPADRGMGAILAQYMRSLAAHGEECGPGELEQLGSIALDLAGACLAGRIGAEDELSEESQTRALLARIDAFIGHNLGDPELSPSVVAARHSLSLRRLQLLFRERGESVAATIRRRRLERCHADLADGAQLAVPVHTVALRWGFTNASVFSRLFRDTYGVSPSGFRHAAARQAAATGEDPAREE